In the genome of Oncorhynchus clarkii lewisi isolate Uvic-CL-2024 chromosome 4, UVic_Ocla_1.0, whole genome shotgun sequence, one region contains:
- the LOC139406756 gene encoding uncharacterized protein yields the protein MMPQRNPLCSAMDQSDPDLPSRSCQVDCTTEVAVEGGQRNEGGAASSSPESSSVNGDGNGKRSGKRRRRRKRSAQPDNRPATVAMMTPLPPPPPGQEKGEEPQLCQKGSSRTSPDPAPDSPGAVLLGLRSECGSVWFDRSVYEQAESLYQCWLAHSANGSMTRPIGSPPTLTTDNHPTSSQPSLSPSPQAPNHPSNHPPIVAKEHCIVAEPLQPAAPEFLALPANSPSTPATPDEGYLAQTPQAASTSPLTPAPGQPVNGLPRLPMELLRDVWLEKPLYDRAEAAFYQSLYGNNRSPTGNNLGGGASTSRTNPNAPSTSRGSGDHPQSLVEEEEEEEEEEVVEEEAVVSQGKLEVFHALRTIQEEEEPADVAEEEGGAMSMGGVCYFLHPDSERVWLDQRCYEAAESRFYSYRQIVPAESTVADREEGARGQEDAVVSATLLPQPSSVACTGPLRDKYDPSQETGPLQTQPASFTPTPFFPPYFFSPFWCCLCLDLVHLFVSHNLLNFVFGLLICLLFYLVLDVILFHIFFCMLDLFDSMLVVFKDVAYF from the coding sequence ATGATGCCTCAGAGGAACCCCTTGTGTTCAGCAATGGATCAGTCCGATCCTGATCTCCCTTCCAGAAGCTGCCAGGTGGACTGTACCACTGAGGTGGCAGTGGAGGGAGGTCAGAGGAACGAGGGTGGTGCTGCTTCGTCCTCCCCAGAGAGTAGCAGTGTGAATGGAGACGGCAATGGGAAACGCAGTGGGAAGAGGCGTCGCCGTCGTAAACGCTCCGCTCAACCCGATAACCGCCCGGCTACGGTTGCTATGATGACTccgctgccaccaccaccacctggccaggagaaaggggaggagccCCAGCTTTGCCAGAAGGGCAGTAGCCGCACCTCTCCCGACCCTGCTCCTGACTCCCCCGGCGCGGTCCTGCTCGGCCTGCGGTCTGAGTGTGGTTCAGTGTGGTTTGACCGCAGTGTGTATGAGCAGGCTGAGAGTCTGTATCAGTGCTGGTTGGCACACTCTGCCAACGGGTCGATGACACGGCCCATCGGCTCACCCCCAACCCTGACGACTGAcaaccaccccacctcctctcaaCCCTCACTATCACCCTCACCCCAAGCCCCGAACCACCCCAGCAACCATCCACCCATAGTTGCCAAAGAGCATTGCATTGTTGCAGAGCCACTGCAGCCAGCAGCCCCAGAATTCCTAGCCCTCCCTGCCAACAGCCCCAGCACACCAGCCACGCCAGACGAGGGGTACCTGGCCCAGACCCCCCAGGCAGCCTCCACATCTCCACTGACCCCGGCCCCTGGCCAGCCAGTGAATGGGCTCCCCCGTCTCCCCATGGAGCTGCTGAGGGACGTGTGGCTGGAGAAACCTCTCTACGACCGGGCCGAGGCAGCCTTCTACCAGAGCCTCTATGGAAACAACCGCTCTCCCACCGGCAACAACCTGGGTGGTGGAGCTTCCACCTCACGTACCAACCCCAACGCTCCCTCAACCTCCAGAGGTAGTGGAGACCACCCACAGAGTCTTgttgaagaagaagaggaggaggaggaggaagaagtggTAGAAGAAGAAGCCGTGGTCTCACAGGGGAAGCTCGAAGTCTTCCACGCTCTGCGTACCattcaggaggaggaggagcctgcTGACGTCGCAGAGGAGGAAGGTGGGGCCATGTCGATGGGAGGAGTCTGCTACTTCCTGCATCCAGACAGCGAGAGGGTTTGGCTGGACCAGAGATGCTACGAGGCTGCAGAGAGCCGTTTCTACAGTTACCGTCAGATTGTACCTGCTGAGTCAACAGtagcagacagagaggagggggctcGTGGGCAAGAAGATGCTGTGGTGTCGGCAACATTGTTACCACAACCGTCATCGGTCGCCTGCACCGGCCCTCTGAGGGACAAGTATGACCCATCCCAGGAGACTGGACCTCTACAAACACAGCCAGCTTCATTTACTCCTACTCCTTTTTTCCCCCcttattttttttctcctttttggTGTTGTCTGTGTCTTGATTTGGTTCATTTGTTTGTTTCACATAATTTATTAAACTTTGTGTTTGGCTTGCTCATTTGTCTCTTGTTTTATTTGGTTTTAGATGTTATCCttttccatatatttttttgcatgcTTGATTTATTTGACTCGATGTTAGTGGTTTTCAAAGATGTAGCTTACTTCTAA